One part of the Rutidosis leptorrhynchoides isolate AG116_Rl617_1_P2 chromosome 1, CSIRO_AGI_Rlap_v1, whole genome shotgun sequence genome encodes these proteins:
- the LOC139881031 gene encoding transcriptional regulator SUPERMAN-like → MDHHKFKSKWESNHHNLTYDHKEYYGSYQGFSWPQRNFMCNFCNKEYKSAQALGGHMNVHRRDRARLRLSSPPLDQHHSNSNSYNPNPIPNNLHCVSPPSPVRYQPYKTYHSSLFPLVNTNNVAEYEPHKLSLQFACSGIDFLGCMKKSTVMMEVEEENGIRVSKKNENFKMEMEEGLFKDEKIQLDLDLELRLGRS, encoded by the coding sequence ATGGATCATCATAAGTTTAAAAGTAAATGGGAAAGTAATCATCACAACCTCACTTATGATCACAAAGAATATTATGGTAGTTATCAAGGGTTTTCATGGCCTCAAAGAAACTTTATGTGCAACTTTTGCAACAAAGAATACAAATCAGCACAAGCTCTTGGTGGTCACATGAATGTTCACAGAAGAGATAGAGCAAGACTTAGACTCTCATCACCTCCTCTTGATCAACATCATTCAAACTCAAACTCATATAACCCTAACCCTATTCCTAACAACCTTCATTGTGTATCCCCACCATCACCAGTTCGTTACCAACCTTACAAGACCTATCATTCGTCTCTTTTCCCTCTCGTTAATACTAACAACGTAGCAGAATATGAACCACATAAGCTCTCCTTGCAGTTTGCATGTTCTGGGATAGACTTTTTGGGATGCATGAAAAAGAGTACTGTGATGATGGAAGTTGAAGAAGAaaatgggattagggtttccaagAAAAATGAAAACTTTAAGATGGAAATGGAGGAGGGTTTGTTTAAAGATGAAAAGATTCAGCTCGATTTGGATTTGGAACTTCGCCTTGGAAGATCTTGA